The following proteins are co-located in the Toxotes jaculatrix isolate fToxJac2 chromosome 9, fToxJac2.pri, whole genome shotgun sequence genome:
- the LOC121187702 gene encoding P2Y purinoceptor 14-like isoform X1, which yields MLFGFTSSLRTARNMSDLGGVSPPFNQSSVTSKMSINSSTHCDQVDTSAHMFFILVYSLVFLVGLFLNGFTLKVYFCRALSQTSSSVTIYLKNLAAADFLISLCLPIRIINYASSSVPVRQAYCNFGASAFYLNMYASILFMGYIAANRYLKIVHPLGNHILQTVRAAHIISTVTWVFLVAMTCTYVLLSLLTQDPSPPFSVTVSCDVLHSPQLSLLYKIIHSFSVTIFLLVLISLVFFYYSTSHRLSLAQQRQPASSSSKKLARSRRNMLVLVSVFCVCFVPYHLVRLPYAFLKRQCSWSQAFFYLKELTIMVSVLNVCLDPLIYFIFCKAFRAQLSLRRIFSTTQVTTHADESERRNSDWRMSSIKINRKTSLSVTTKHNCVL from the exons ATGTTGTTTGGCTTCACCTCTTCTCTCAGAACAGCCAGAAACATGAGCGACCTTGGAGGAGTCAGCCCGCCCTTCAACCAGTCCTCAGTTACCAGCAAGATGTCCATCAACAGTTCCACTCACTGCGATCAGGTCGACACCTCGGCCCACATGTTCTTCATCCTGGTCTACAGTTTGGTGTTTTTG GTAGGCCTGTTCCTGAACGGTTTCACTCTGAAGGTTTACTTCTGCAGAGCTCTGTCTCAGACGTCCAGCAGCGTGACCATCTACCTGAAGAACCTGGCAGCCGCTGACTTCCTGATCAGCCTCTGTCTCCCCATACGAATCATCAACTACGCCAGCAGCTCCGTCCCCGTCCGCCAGGCCTACTGCAACTTTGGTGCCTCTGCCTTTTACCTCAACATGTACGCCAGCATCCTGTTCATGGGCTACATCGCCGCTAACAG gtATCTGAAGATCGTCCATCCTTTAGGAAATCACATCCTGCAGACCGTACGGGCCGCTCACATCATCTCCACGGTAACCTGGGTTTTCCTCGTGGCCATGACGTGCACCTATGTGCTCCTGTCGCTGCTCACCCAGGATCCATCTCCGCCTTTCTCCGTCACAGTGAGCTGTGATGTTCTGCACAGTCCACAGCTCAGCCTGCTCTACAAGATCATCCACTCCTTCTCCGTCACCATCTTCCTGCTCGTCCTCATCTCCCTGGTCTTCTTCTACTACAGTACCTCCCACAGGTTGTCACTAGCACAGCAGAGGCAGCCGGCATCGTCCAGCTCCAAGAAACTCGCCAGGTCACGCAGGAACATGTTGGTGTTGGTCAGCGtcttctgtgtttgctttgtccCTTACCACCTGGTTCGTCTTCCCTACGCCTTCCTGAAGAGGCAGTGCTCGTGGAGCCAGGCGTTCTTCTACCTGAAGGAGCTGACCATCATGGTGTCAGTTCTCAACGTCTGCCTGGACCCGCTCATCTACTTCATCTTCTGCAAGGCCTTCCGGGCCCAGCTGAGCCTGAGGAGGATTTTCAGCACCACGCAGGTCACAACGCACGCAGACGAAtctgagaggagaaacagcgACTGGCGGATGAGTAGCATCAAAATCAACAGGAAGACATCACTCAGCGTGACGACAAAGCACAACTGTGTGCTGTAG
- the LOC121187702 gene encoding P2Y purinoceptor 14-like isoform X2 — MSDLGGVSPPFNQSSVTSKMSINSSTHCDQVDTSAHMFFILVYSLVFLVGLFLNGFTLKVYFCRALSQTSSSVTIYLKNLAAADFLISLCLPIRIINYASSSVPVRQAYCNFGASAFYLNMYASILFMGYIAANRYLKIVHPLGNHILQTVRAAHIISTVTWVFLVAMTCTYVLLSLLTQDPSPPFSVTVSCDVLHSPQLSLLYKIIHSFSVTIFLLVLISLVFFYYSTSHRLSLAQQRQPASSSSKKLARSRRNMLVLVSVFCVCFVPYHLVRLPYAFLKRQCSWSQAFFYLKELTIMVSVLNVCLDPLIYFIFCKAFRAQLSLRRIFSTTQVTTHADESERRNSDWRMSSIKINRKTSLSVTTKHNCVL; from the exons ATGAGCGACCTTGGAGGAGTCAGCCCGCCCTTCAACCAGTCCTCAGTTACCAGCAAGATGTCCATCAACAGTTCCACTCACTGCGATCAGGTCGACACCTCGGCCCACATGTTCTTCATCCTGGTCTACAGTTTGGTGTTTTTG GTAGGCCTGTTCCTGAACGGTTTCACTCTGAAGGTTTACTTCTGCAGAGCTCTGTCTCAGACGTCCAGCAGCGTGACCATCTACCTGAAGAACCTGGCAGCCGCTGACTTCCTGATCAGCCTCTGTCTCCCCATACGAATCATCAACTACGCCAGCAGCTCCGTCCCCGTCCGCCAGGCCTACTGCAACTTTGGTGCCTCTGCCTTTTACCTCAACATGTACGCCAGCATCCTGTTCATGGGCTACATCGCCGCTAACAG gtATCTGAAGATCGTCCATCCTTTAGGAAATCACATCCTGCAGACCGTACGGGCCGCTCACATCATCTCCACGGTAACCTGGGTTTTCCTCGTGGCCATGACGTGCACCTATGTGCTCCTGTCGCTGCTCACCCAGGATCCATCTCCGCCTTTCTCCGTCACAGTGAGCTGTGATGTTCTGCACAGTCCACAGCTCAGCCTGCTCTACAAGATCATCCACTCCTTCTCCGTCACCATCTTCCTGCTCGTCCTCATCTCCCTGGTCTTCTTCTACTACAGTACCTCCCACAGGTTGTCACTAGCACAGCAGAGGCAGCCGGCATCGTCCAGCTCCAAGAAACTCGCCAGGTCACGCAGGAACATGTTGGTGTTGGTCAGCGtcttctgtgtttgctttgtccCTTACCACCTGGTTCGTCTTCCCTACGCCTTCCTGAAGAGGCAGTGCTCGTGGAGCCAGGCGTTCTTCTACCTGAAGGAGCTGACCATCATGGTGTCAGTTCTCAACGTCTGCCTGGACCCGCTCATCTACTTCATCTTCTGCAAGGCCTTCCGGGCCCAGCTGAGCCTGAGGAGGATTTTCAGCACCACGCAGGTCACAACGCACGCAGACGAAtctgagaggagaaacagcgACTGGCGGATGAGTAGCATCAAAATCAACAGGAAGACATCACTCAGCGTGACGACAAAGCACAACTGTGTGCTGTAG
- the LOC121186742 gene encoding P2Y purinoceptor 14 — MDHLNSTHVRTNQSDFSSTFTHQVLPLLYFVICIVGVCLNGVAAWIFFRVPSDSGLVVYLKNMVVADLLMLATFPFRVAAQLDLGGWRLHVVVCRYTAVLFYSSMYVGILFIGLIGLERYVKIVRHTSSSSTSTSTCRSRLGGVSTLHLLQSVSFARVLALLTWCLLLFSVLPNVLLTSKPANEENSRHCMQLKTPLGLQWHRVSTLFSVSLFWVTLLVLAFCYTSIARRVYQSYRRVRCNNSDVCRKSNRSIFSILVVFFVCFVPYHVCRVPYTLSQMTGSDFSPDTRFLLFQLKEGTLFLSSLNVCLDPVIYVLMCRTFRESLLRKLSGRERRRSLTTAQSLSNI, encoded by the coding sequence ATGGATCACCTCAACTCCACCCACGTCCGCACCAACCAGTCAGATTTCAGCAGCACCTTCACCCACCAGGTGCTCCCTCTGCTCTATTTTGTGATCTGCATCGTGGGTGTGTGCCTGAATGGTGTGGCtgcctggatcttcttcagagTGCCCAGTGACTCAGGGCTGGTGGTCTACCTGAAGAACATGGTGGTGGCCGACCTCCTCATGCTGGCCACCTTCCCCTTCAGGGTGGCGGCTCAGCTGGATCTGGGTGGCTGGCGCCTCCATGTCGTTGTCTGCCGCTACACCGCTGTGCTCTTCTACTCCTCCATGTACGTGGGGATCCTCTTCATCGGCCTCATCGGCCTTGAGCGCTATGTCAAGATCGTTCgccacacctcctcctcctccacctccacctccacctgcagGTCCAGGTTGGGTGGGGTGTCCACGCTGCACCTCCTGCAGAGCGTCAGCTTCGCCCGTGTGCTAGCGCTCCTCACCTGGTGCCTGCTCCTTTTCAGCGTCCTGCCCAACGTCCTGTTGACGAGCAAACCGGCCAACGAGGAGAACTCTCGGCACTGCATGCAGCTGAAGACGCCTCTGGGGTTGCAGTGGCACCGAGTGTCCACCCTCTTCAGCGTGTCCCTGTTCTGGGTGACGCTGCTGGTCCTCGCCTTCTGCTACACCTCCATCGCCCGCCGGGTTTACCAGTCGTACCGCCGTGTGCGATGCAACAACAGCGACGTCTGCCGCAAGTCCAATCGCAGCATCTTCAGCATCCTGGTGGTCTTTTTCGTCTGCTTCGTGCCCTACCACGTCTGCCGCGTCCCGTACACTCTGAGCCAGATGACGGGTTCGGACTTCAGCCCTGACACCCGGTTCCTGCTGTTCCAGCTGAAGGAGGGGACGCTCTTCCTGTCGTCGCTCAACGTGTGCCTCGACCCAGTCATCTACGTCCTGATGTGTCGGACCTTCAGAGAGTCGCTGCTAAGGAAGCTgtcaggaagagagaggaggaggtccCTGACCACCGCCCAGAGTCTGAGCAACATCtag
- the shkbp1 gene encoding SH3KBP1-binding protein 1: MLQTLRTMSNAGRSGDIIHLNVGGKRFSTSRQTLTWVPDSFFSSLLSGRISTLKDETGAIFIDRDPSLFAPILNFLRTKELHPRSINVHMLMHEAEFYGITPLVRKLQLCDELDRSSCGNVLFNGYLPPPVYPAKRRNRHSVAGSQFMGSRVMPVERAPVRRSNTMPPNLGNSGILGRTSTEERPSIGLSSDSGMVRIICGHHNWIAVAYAQFVVCYRVKESTGWQQVFTSPRLDWVIDRVALNAKVMGGSLGDNDKMVAVASATEIILWAICPDGNGNEIGVFSLNVPVEALFFVGNQLIATSHTGKVGVWNAVTKHWQNQDVVPISSYDTAGSFLILGCNNGSIYYIDVQKFPLRMKDNDLLVTELYRDPTEDAITALSVYLTPKTSDSGNWIEIAYGTSSGTVRVIVQHPETVGSGPQLFQTFSVHRSPVTKIMLSEKHLISVCADNNHVRTWTVTRFRGMISTQPGSTPLTSFKILSLDDVDGHGGCSAGTEIGPYGERDDQQVFIQRVVPDTDKLFVRLSSNGKRVCEVRSVDGTSITAFMVHECEGSSRIGSRPRRYLFSGHSNGSIQMWDLTTAMEIAGKVDIRALGGPTEEELLELLDQCDLALTRTPDSTPRASTCSLHSQLSDGFRTERLHTAGRGAGASGSSPSLCGSLPRQAPPPVPLTKPARELGLSAGAGPQTLAVPGPSFTHGFNSSPNQTASPHSPRHLDRDRELGSVRRGSFVERCQELAKGSEAAGASGFGVLTGSDGVRRSLAVCSELEARFGLRTPSTFSVSPAARHSPGTPSSLSSSPLSSSSSHRRAMSTSPTSPAPSAVSPTRSQTAVSPRRSAAASAADVPASPESPVNPDSPATAPANSPKPHMNETSF, translated from the exons atgttgcAGACTCTTCGAACGATGTCTAACGCGGGGAGGAGCGGAGACATCATCCACCTGAATGTCGGAGGGAAGAG gttcaGCACCTCCCGACAGACCCTGACCTGGGTTCCTGACTCATTTTTCTCCAG tctTTTGAGTGGTCGGATCTCGACTCTGAAGGATGAAACTGGAGCT ATCTTCATCGACAGGGACCCCTCTCTGTTCGCTCCCATCCTCAACTTCCTGCGGACCAAAGAGCTGCACCCCCGCTCCATCAACGTGCACATGCTCATGCACGAGGCCGAGTTCTACGGCATCACGCCGCTGG TGCGtaagctgcagctgtgtgacgAGCTGGACCGATCTTCCTGTGGAAACGTGCTGTTCAACGGCTACCTGCCTCCACCAG TGTACCCAGCGAAGCGTCGGAACCGTCACAGCGTGGCGGGGTCACAGTTCATGGGGAGCCGAGTCATGCCTGTGGAGAGAGCACCGGTCAGACGGAGCAACACCATGCCCCCCAACCTGGGCAACTCTGGGATTCTGGGCAGGACCAGCACTGAAGAGAGGCCGTCTatag gtctgtcATCAGATTCCGGCATGGTTCGGATCATCTGTGGTCATCATAACTGGATCGCTGTGGCCTACGCACAGTTTGTCGTCTGCTACAG ggtGAAGGAGTCGACCGGGTGGCAGCAGGTCTTCACCTCTCCTCGTCTGGATTGGGTGATCGACAGAGTTGCGCTCAACGCCAAGGTGATGGGCGGCTCTCTGGGGGACAACGACAAGATGGTGGCCGTTGCCTCGGCGACAGAGATCATCCTGTGGGCCATCTGTCCGGATGGCAATGGAAATGAAATCG GTGTCTTCAGTCTGAATGTGCCGGTGGAGGCGCTCTTCTTCGTTGGTAACCAGCTGATCGCCACCAGTCATACGGGGAAGGTCGGAGTGTGGAACGCTGTCACCAAACACTGGCAG AACCAGGATGTGGTTCCCATCAGCAGCTATGACACCGCCGGCTCCTTCCTCATCCTGGGCTGCAACAACGGATCCATCTACTacatag acGTTCAGAAGTTTCCTCTCAGGATGAAGGATAACGATCTGCTGGTGACGGAGCTGTACAGAGACCCGACTGAAGACGCCATCACCGCTCTCAGCGTCTACCTCACTCCCAAAACCA GCGACAGCGGGAACTGGATCGAGATTGCGTATGGGACCAGCTCTGGGACGGTTCGAGTCATCGTTCAGCACCCGGAGACCGTCGGATCGGGGCCTCAGCTCTTCCAGACCTTCTCTGTCCACCGCAGCCCCGTCACCAAGATCATGCTGTCCGAGAAGCACCTCATTTCAG TTTGCGCAGACAACAACCACGTCCGAACATGGACGGTGACTCGGTTCAGAGGGATGATCTCCACCCAGCCCGGATCCACGCCGCTCACCTCCTTCAAGATCCTCAGCCTGGACGACGTCGATGGACACGGAGGCTGCAGCGCCGGGACAGAGatag GTCCGTATGGAGAGAGAGACGACCAGCAGGTTTTCATTCAGAGAGTCGTACCAGACACAGATAAACTGTTCGTCAGACTGTCGTCCAACGGAAAGAG ggtgtgTGAGGTGCGCTCAGTAGATGGCACCTCCATCACGGCCTTCATGGTTCACGAGTGCGAGGGCTCGAGCCGCATTGGCTCTCGGCCGCGGCGCTACCTGTTCAGCGGCCACAGCAACGGCAGCATCCAGATGTGGGACCTGACCACCGCCATGGAGATAGCCGGCAAGGTCGACATCAGAG CGCTGGGCGGGCCAacggaggaggagctgctggagctgttGGACCAATGTGACCTGGCTCTGACCAGAACGCCCGACAGTACACCTAGAGCCTCTacctgcag TCTCCACTCTCAGCTCAGTGACGGCTTCAGGACGGAGCGTCTCCACACTGCAGGACGAGGAGCTGGAGCTTCGGGTTCGTCGCCTTCTCTGTGCGGCAGCCTCCCCCGGCAGGCTCCGCCCCCTGTCCCGCTGACCAAACCAGCCCGAGAGCTCGGCCTCTCAGCCGGAGCCGGACCACAGACCCTCGCCGTCCCCGGGCCTTCCTTCACCCATGGTTTCAACTCCAGCCCCAACCAGACCGCTAGCCCCCACTCCCCCAGACACCTGGACCGGGACAGAGAGTTGGGGTCTGTCCGTAGGGGGAGCTTCGTGGAGCGCTGCCAGGAACTTGCTAAGGGTTCAGAAGCAGCTGGGGCCTCGGGGTTTGGGGTCCTGACGGGTTCGGACGGCGTCAGGCGGAGCTTAGCGGTGTGCAGTGAGTTAGAGGCCAGATTCGGCCTCAGGACTCCGAGCACCTTCTCTGTGTCGCCCGCTGCTCGGCATTCGCCTGGAACAccttcatcactgtcatcatctccgttatcctcatcctcatcacaCCGCAGGGCCATGTCTACTTCCCCAACGAGCCCCGCCCCCTCAGCGGTAAGCCCGACGCGGTCTCAGACCGCCGTCTCACCTCGCCGCAGCGCTGCAGCATCTGCTGCTGACGTCCCGGCATCACCCGAGAGCCCCGTGAATCCAGACAGCCCCGCTACTGCCCCCGCCAACAGCCCCAAACCACACATGAACGAGACcagcttctga
- the esrrd gene encoding estrogen-related receptor gamma isoform X1, translating to MELKDFTLTDDCHFLSPQRLQDSSSSSSSSPTDEGSPASFLQSSPLSPSFPLDSTLGLSPSHPGFLLPSPASSSSSSYSLLCGAPEPDSPTGSSSSGGSVGGSAVVSEASVRFSVSRTDSFSAQVDSILRGDYLTSMGAVGPKRLCLVCGDFASGYHYGVASCEACKAFFKRTIQGNIEYSCPVTNECEITKRRRKACQACRFQKCLQAGMMREGVRMDRVRGGRQKYKRRVETGLSVYTKSPYSHPVSSRNKVISHLLLTEPAQLAANQDDSTNDSSLRTLLTLCDLLNRELLVLIGWAKQIPGFSGLSLVDQMSLLQSGWMEALLVGVAWRSQGVAGEELVFAENLRLDKTQCRAAGLADLYEALRHLTAKYQAMNLSPEEVVTLKAMALANSDADPVDCPDSVQRFQDGLHEALQEYESSRREQHRAGRLLMSLPLLRQTADRAVQAFLRLHRHRRVPLHKLLLEMLDAKA from the exons ATGGAGCTGAAGGACTTTACTCTGACGGACGACTGTCACTTCCTCAGCCCACAGCG CCTCCAggactcctcctcttcctcctcctcctcccccactgaTGAAGGGTCTCCAGCCTCCTTCCTCCAGTCCTCCCCCCTCagtccctccttccctctggaCTCCACGCTCGGTCTCAGCCCTTCACACCCTGGTTTCCTCCTTCCCAGTccggcctcctcctcctcctcctcctacagcCTCCTCTGTGGAGCACCGGAGCCTGACTCCCCAACAGGATCTAGTTCCAGCGGAGGAAGCGTCGGAGGCAGCGCTGTGGTGTCAGAGGCTTCAGTGCGGTTTTCAGTGTCTCGCACAGACTCGTTCTCTGCGCAG GTCGACTCCATCCTCAGGGGCGACTACCTGACATCGATGGGTGCTGTGGGGCCCAAGAGGCTCTGTCTGGTGTGTGGAGACTTCGCCTCCGGGTATCACTACGGCGTGGCGTCCTGCGAGGCCTGCAAGGCTTTCTTCAAGAGGACCATACAGG GCAACATCGAGTACAGCTGTCCGGTGACGAACGAGTGTGAGATCACCAAGCGGAGGAGGAAAGCCTGCCAGGCCTGCCGCTTCCAGAAATGTCTCCAGGCCGGGATGATGAGGGAGG GTGTGCGCATGGACCGGGTGAGAGGGGGACGGCAGAAGTACAAGAGGCGGGTGGAGACTGGACTGAGTGTTTACACCAAAAGCCCGTACAGTCACCCCGTCAGCAGCA GAAACAAGGTGATTTCCCATTTGCTGTTGACAGAACCCGCCCAGCTGGCCGCCAATCAGGACGACTCAACCAATGACAGCAGTCTGCGGACCCTGCTGACCCTCTGTGACCTCCTGAACCGGGAGCTGCTGGTTCTGATTGGCTGGGCCAAACAGATCCCAG GTTTCTCCGGGCTCTCATTGGTCGATCAGATGTCGCTGTTGCAGAGCGGCTGGATGGAGGCGCTGTTGGTGGGCGTGGCCTGGCGTTCGCAGGGCGTGGCGGGGGAGGAGCTTGTGTTCGCCGAGAACCTGCGGCTGGACAAGACTCAGTGTCGAGCCGCGGGATTGGCCGACCTGTATGAGGCGCTGCGTCACCTGACGGCTAAATACCAGGCGATGAACCTGAGCCCCGAGGAGGTGGTGACGCTGAAGGCCATGGCACTGGCTAActctg ACGCCGACCCGGTGGACTGTCCGGACTCTGTGCAGAGGTTTCAGGACGGGCTCCACGAGGCGCTGCAGGAGTACGAGTCGTCCCGCCGAGAGCAGCACCGGGCGGGCCGGCTGCTGATGAGCCTCCCCCTGCTGCGACAGACCGCCGACCGAGCCGTGCAGGCCTTCCTGCGCCTGCACCGCCACCGCCGCGTCCCCctccacaaactgctgctggagaTGCTCGACGCCAAGGCCTGA
- the esrrd gene encoding estrogen-related receptor gamma isoform X2 has product MGAVGPKRLCLVCGDFASGYHYGVASCEACKAFFKRTIQGNIEYSCPVTNECEITKRRRKACQACRFQKCLQAGMMREGVRMDRVRGGRQKYKRRVETGLSVYTKSPYSHPVSSTGDWRFYLFITCLSGNKVISHLLLTEPAQLAANQDDSTNDSSLRTLLTLCDLLNRELLVLIGWAKQIPGFSGLSLVDQMSLLQSGWMEALLVGVAWRSQGVAGEELVFAENLRLDKTQCRAAGLADLYEALRHLTAKYQAMNLSPEEVVTLKAMALANSDADPVDCPDSVQRFQDGLHEALQEYESSRREQHRAGRLLMSLPLLRQTADRAVQAFLRLHRHRRVPLHKLLLEMLDAKA; this is encoded by the exons ATGGGTGCTGTGGGGCCCAAGAGGCTCTGTCTGGTGTGTGGAGACTTCGCCTCCGGGTATCACTACGGCGTGGCGTCCTGCGAGGCCTGCAAGGCTTTCTTCAAGAGGACCATACAGG GCAACATCGAGTACAGCTGTCCGGTGACGAACGAGTGTGAGATCACCAAGCGGAGGAGGAAAGCCTGCCAGGCCTGCCGCTTCCAGAAATGTCTCCAGGCCGGGATGATGAGGGAGG GTGTGCGCATGGACCGGGTGAGAGGGGGACGGCAGAAGTACAAGAGGCGGGTGGAGACTGGACTGAGTGTTTACACCAAAAGCCCGTACAGTCACCCCGTCAGCAGCA CTGGAGACTggaggttttatttatttattacctgTCTTTCAGGAAACAAGGTGATTTCCCATTTGCTGTTGACAGAACCCGCCCAGCTGGCCGCCAATCAGGACGACTCAACCAATGACAGCAGTCTGCGGACCCTGCTGACCCTCTGTGACCTCCTGAACCGGGAGCTGCTGGTTCTGATTGGCTGGGCCAAACAGATCCCAG GTTTCTCCGGGCTCTCATTGGTCGATCAGATGTCGCTGTTGCAGAGCGGCTGGATGGAGGCGCTGTTGGTGGGCGTGGCCTGGCGTTCGCAGGGCGTGGCGGGGGAGGAGCTTGTGTTCGCCGAGAACCTGCGGCTGGACAAGACTCAGTGTCGAGCCGCGGGATTGGCCGACCTGTATGAGGCGCTGCGTCACCTGACGGCTAAATACCAGGCGATGAACCTGAGCCCCGAGGAGGTGGTGACGCTGAAGGCCATGGCACTGGCTAActctg ACGCCGACCCGGTGGACTGTCCGGACTCTGTGCAGAGGTTTCAGGACGGGCTCCACGAGGCGCTGCAGGAGTACGAGTCGTCCCGCCGAGAGCAGCACCGGGCGGGCCGGCTGCTGATGAGCCTCCCCCTGCTGCGACAGACCGCCGACCGAGCCGTGCAGGCCTTCCTGCGCCTGCACCGCCACCGCCGCGTCCCCctccacaaactgctgctggagaTGCTCGACGCCAAGGCCTGA
- the esrrd gene encoding estrogen-related receptor gamma isoform X3 translates to MGAVGPKRLCLVCGDFASGYHYGVASCEACKAFFKRTIQGNIEYSCPVTNECEITKRRRKACQACRFQKCLQAGMMREGVRMDRVRGGRQKYKRRVETGLSVYTKSPYRNKVISHLLLTEPAQLAANQDDSTNDSSLRTLLTLCDLLNRELLVLIGWAKQIPGFSGLSLVDQMSLLQSGWMEALLVGVAWRSQGVAGEELVFAENLRLDKTQCRAAGLADLYEALRHLTAKYQAMNLSPEEVVTLKAMALANSDADPVDCPDSVQRFQDGLHEALQEYESSRREQHRAGRLLMSLPLLRQTADRAVQAFLRLHRHRRVPLHKLLLEMLDAKA, encoded by the exons ATGGGTGCTGTGGGGCCCAAGAGGCTCTGTCTGGTGTGTGGAGACTTCGCCTCCGGGTATCACTACGGCGTGGCGTCCTGCGAGGCCTGCAAGGCTTTCTTCAAGAGGACCATACAGG GCAACATCGAGTACAGCTGTCCGGTGACGAACGAGTGTGAGATCACCAAGCGGAGGAGGAAAGCCTGCCAGGCCTGCCGCTTCCAGAAATGTCTCCAGGCCGGGATGATGAGGGAGG GTGTGCGCATGGACCGGGTGAGAGGGGGACGGCAGAAGTACAAGAGGCGGGTGGAGACTGGACTGAGTGTTTACACCAAAAGCCCGTACA GAAACAAGGTGATTTCCCATTTGCTGTTGACAGAACCCGCCCAGCTGGCCGCCAATCAGGACGACTCAACCAATGACAGCAGTCTGCGGACCCTGCTGACCCTCTGTGACCTCCTGAACCGGGAGCTGCTGGTTCTGATTGGCTGGGCCAAACAGATCCCAG GTTTCTCCGGGCTCTCATTGGTCGATCAGATGTCGCTGTTGCAGAGCGGCTGGATGGAGGCGCTGTTGGTGGGCGTGGCCTGGCGTTCGCAGGGCGTGGCGGGGGAGGAGCTTGTGTTCGCCGAGAACCTGCGGCTGGACAAGACTCAGTGTCGAGCCGCGGGATTGGCCGACCTGTATGAGGCGCTGCGTCACCTGACGGCTAAATACCAGGCGATGAACCTGAGCCCCGAGGAGGTGGTGACGCTGAAGGCCATGGCACTGGCTAActctg ACGCCGACCCGGTGGACTGTCCGGACTCTGTGCAGAGGTTTCAGGACGGGCTCCACGAGGCGCTGCAGGAGTACGAGTCGTCCCGCCGAGAGCAGCACCGGGCGGGCCGGCTGCTGATGAGCCTCCCCCTGCTGCGACAGACCGCCGACCGAGCCGTGCAGGCCTTCCTGCGCCTGCACCGCCACCGCCGCGTCCCCctccacaaactgctgctggagaTGCTCGACGCCAAGGCCTGA
- the esrrd gene encoding estrogen-related receptor gamma isoform X4, producing the protein MGAVGPKRLCLVCGDFASGYHYGVASCEACKAFFKRTIQGNIEYSCPVTNECEITKRRRKACQACRFQKCLQAGMMREGRSRVRMDRVRGGRQKYKRRVETGLSVYTKSPYRNKVISHLLLTEPAQLAANQDDSTNDSSLRTLLTLCDLLNRELLVLIGWAKQIPGFSGLSLVDQMSLLQSGWMEALLVGVAWRSQGVAGEELVFAENLRLDKTQCRAAGLADLYEALRHLTAKYQAMNLSPEEVVTLKAMALANSDADPVDCPDSVQRFQDGLHEALQEYESSRREQHRAGRLLMSLPLLRQTADRAVQAFLRLHRHRRVPLHKLLLEMLDAKA; encoded by the exons ATGGGTGCTGTGGGGCCCAAGAGGCTCTGTCTGGTGTGTGGAGACTTCGCCTCCGGGTATCACTACGGCGTGGCGTCCTGCGAGGCCTGCAAGGCTTTCTTCAAGAGGACCATACAGG GCAACATCGAGTACAGCTGTCCGGTGACGAACGAGTGTGAGATCACCAAGCGGAGGAGGAAAGCCTGCCAGGCCTGCCGCTTCCAGAAATGTCTCCAGGCCGGGATGATGAGGGAGGGTAGGTCAC GTGTGCGCATGGACCGGGTGAGAGGGGGACGGCAGAAGTACAAGAGGCGGGTGGAGACTGGACTGAGTGTTTACACCAAAAGCCCGTACA GAAACAAGGTGATTTCCCATTTGCTGTTGACAGAACCCGCCCAGCTGGCCGCCAATCAGGACGACTCAACCAATGACAGCAGTCTGCGGACCCTGCTGACCCTCTGTGACCTCCTGAACCGGGAGCTGCTGGTTCTGATTGGCTGGGCCAAACAGATCCCAG GTTTCTCCGGGCTCTCATTGGTCGATCAGATGTCGCTGTTGCAGAGCGGCTGGATGGAGGCGCTGTTGGTGGGCGTGGCCTGGCGTTCGCAGGGCGTGGCGGGGGAGGAGCTTGTGTTCGCCGAGAACCTGCGGCTGGACAAGACTCAGTGTCGAGCCGCGGGATTGGCCGACCTGTATGAGGCGCTGCGTCACCTGACGGCTAAATACCAGGCGATGAACCTGAGCCCCGAGGAGGTGGTGACGCTGAAGGCCATGGCACTGGCTAActctg ACGCCGACCCGGTGGACTGTCCGGACTCTGTGCAGAGGTTTCAGGACGGGCTCCACGAGGCGCTGCAGGAGTACGAGTCGTCCCGCCGAGAGCAGCACCGGGCGGGCCGGCTGCTGATGAGCCTCCCCCTGCTGCGACAGACCGCCGACCGAGCCGTGCAGGCCTTCCTGCGCCTGCACCGCCACCGCCGCGTCCCCctccacaaactgctgctggagaTGCTCGACGCCAAGGCCTGA